One window of the Benincasa hispida cultivar B227 chromosome 3, ASM972705v1, whole genome shotgun sequence genome contains the following:
- the LOC120073293 gene encoding carbon catabolite repressor protein 4 homolog 1-like isoform X2, producing the protein MLIVLRVHLPSDIPIVGCELTPYLLLRRPDTSVTTDDVPESAPVDGFFLKYKWYRVQNDRNVAICSVHPSVQATLQCLGCLKAKIPVAKSYHCSTKCFSDAWQHHRALHDRATSAVSDNVNEDEELFGRYNNAGPGVINANLSGTVSSTSLTNGSTPFYPSSTTQRSGGETWFEVGRSKTYTPSADDIGHVLKFECVVVDAESKLPSGPVNTLLTSRVIPAPSPSPRCLIPVSGVDAIGQLDSSGRSLSSGSFTVLSYNILADVYATSESYSYCPSWALSWAYRRQNLLREIVGYHADIVCLQEVQSNHFEAFFAPELDKHGYQALYKRKTNEVYSGNTQTIDGCATFFRRDRFAHVKKYEVEFNKAAQSLTDAQIPTAQKKSTLTRLAKDNVALIVVLEAKFGNQGADNLGKRQLLCVANTHVNDHQDLKDVKLWQVSTLLKGLEKIAVSADIPMLVCGDFNSVPGSAPHSLLAMGKVEPSHPDLAVDPLNLFRPPSKLIHKLQLQTVTG; encoded by the exons ATGCTGATCGTGCTCCGAGTGCATCTTCCTTCTGATATCCCCATTGTAGGCTGTGAACTCACACCCTACCTGCTCCTCCGCCGCCCGGACACCTCCGTCACTACTGATGATGTGCCTGAGTCGGCTCCGGTTGATGGTTTTTTTCTGAAATACAAATG GTACCGGGTCCAAAATGATCGAAATGTTGCCATATGTAGTGTACATCCTTCTGTGCAAGCAACCTTGCAATGCTTAGGTTGTCTTAAAGCAAAAATACCTGTTGCTAAAAGTTATCATTGCTCAACTAAGTGTTTCTCGGATGCATGGCAACATCACCGTGCGCTGCATGATCGTGCGACAAGTGCTGTGAGTGATAATGTAAATGAGGATGAAGAGTTATTTGGACGCTACAATAACGCAGGTCCTGGAGTGATCAATGCTAACTTATCTGGTACAGTATCAAGTACTAGCTTGACCAACGGTTCAACTCCTTTTTATCCTTCATCCACTACGCAAAGGAGTGGTGGTGAGACTTGGTTTGAAGTTGGACGATCTAAAACATACACTCCATCAGCTGATGACATTGGCCATGTCCTCAAGTTTGAGTGTGTTGTGGTAGATGCAGAGTCAAAATTGCCTTCTGGACCAGTTAACACTTTACTAACTTCTCGTGTGATTCCAGCTCCATCCCCCAGTCCACGCTGTTTAATCCCTGTTAGTGGTGTTGATGCGATTGGGCAATTGGATTCTAGTGGTCGTTCTTTATCTTCTGGTTCTTTCACAGTGCTCTCATACAACATTCTTGCTGATGTATATGCGACAAGTGAATCATACAGCTATTGTCCTTCATGGGCTCTTTCCTGGGCATACCGCCGACAGAATTTGTTACGAGAAATAGTTGGGTATCATGCAGATATTGTTTGTCTTCAGGAG GTCCAAAGCAATCATTTTGAGGCATTTTTTGCACCTGAACTTGACAAACATGGCTATCAAGCTCTGTATAAGAGAAAGACAAATGAG GTTTACAGTGGAAACACACAAACAATTGATGGTTGTGCAACATTTTTCCGTAGAGACAGATTTGCACATGTCAAGAAATATGAG GTTGAGTTTAATAAGGCTGCCCAGTCGTTGACTGATGCTCAAATTCCCACTGCACAAAAGAAGAGTACTTTAACACGATTAGCTAAG GATAATGTTGCACTGATAGTGGTTCTTGAAGCAAAATTTGGTAATCAGGGAGCTGATAATCTGGGGAAAAGGCAGCTTCTCTGTGTG GCCAATACTCATGTTAATGATCATCAGGATTTAAAAGATGTCAAGCTGTGGCAG GTGTCGACTCTTCTGAAAGGACTGGAGAAAATAGCTGTTAGTGCTGACATTCCAATGTTGGTCTGTGGCGATTTCAATTCTGTTCCTGGAAG TGCTCCTCATTCACTTCTTGCAATGGGGAAGGTAGAACCATCACATCCAGACCTGGCAGTTGATCCTCTCAACTTATTTCGCCCACCTAGCAAGCTGATTCATAAGCTTCAACTG CAAACTGTTACAGGTTAG
- the LOC120073293 gene encoding carbon catabolite repressor protein 4 homolog 1-like isoform X1, with product MLIVLRVHLPSDIPIVGCELTPYLLLRRPDTSVTTDDVPESAPVDGFFLKYKWYRVQNDRNVAICSVHPSVQATLQCLGCLKAKIPVAKSYHCSTKCFSDAWQHHRALHDRATSAVSDNVNEDEELFGRYNNAGPGVINANLSGTVSSTSLTNGSTPFYPSSTTQRSGGETWFEVGRSKTYTPSADDIGHVLKFECVVVDAESKLPSGPVNTLLTSRVIPAPSPSPRCLIPVSGVDAIGQLDSSGRSLSSGSFTVLSYNILADVYATSESYSYCPSWALSWAYRRQNLLREIVGYHADIVCLQEVQSNHFEAFFAPELDKHGYQALYKRKTNEVYSGNTQTIDGCATFFRRDRFAHVKKYEVEFNKAAQSLTDAQIPTAQKKSTLTRLAKDNVALIVVLEAKFGNQGADNLGKRQLLCVANTHVNDHQDLKDVKLWQVSTLLKGLEKIAVSADIPMLVCGDFNSVPGSAPHSLLAMGKVEPSHPDLAVDPLNLFRPPSKLIHKLQLVSAYSSFARMGVSIGSEKQRKRLDPTTNEPLFTNCTRDFIGTLDYIFYTVDSLTVESLLELLDEESMRKNTALPSPEWSSDHVALLAQFCCKPRIRR from the exons ATGCTGATCGTGCTCCGAGTGCATCTTCCTTCTGATATCCCCATTGTAGGCTGTGAACTCACACCCTACCTGCTCCTCCGCCGCCCGGACACCTCCGTCACTACTGATGATGTGCCTGAGTCGGCTCCGGTTGATGGTTTTTTTCTGAAATACAAATG GTACCGGGTCCAAAATGATCGAAATGTTGCCATATGTAGTGTACATCCTTCTGTGCAAGCAACCTTGCAATGCTTAGGTTGTCTTAAAGCAAAAATACCTGTTGCTAAAAGTTATCATTGCTCAACTAAGTGTTTCTCGGATGCATGGCAACATCACCGTGCGCTGCATGATCGTGCGACAAGTGCTGTGAGTGATAATGTAAATGAGGATGAAGAGTTATTTGGACGCTACAATAACGCAGGTCCTGGAGTGATCAATGCTAACTTATCTGGTACAGTATCAAGTACTAGCTTGACCAACGGTTCAACTCCTTTTTATCCTTCATCCACTACGCAAAGGAGTGGTGGTGAGACTTGGTTTGAAGTTGGACGATCTAAAACATACACTCCATCAGCTGATGACATTGGCCATGTCCTCAAGTTTGAGTGTGTTGTGGTAGATGCAGAGTCAAAATTGCCTTCTGGACCAGTTAACACTTTACTAACTTCTCGTGTGATTCCAGCTCCATCCCCCAGTCCACGCTGTTTAATCCCTGTTAGTGGTGTTGATGCGATTGGGCAATTGGATTCTAGTGGTCGTTCTTTATCTTCTGGTTCTTTCACAGTGCTCTCATACAACATTCTTGCTGATGTATATGCGACAAGTGAATCATACAGCTATTGTCCTTCATGGGCTCTTTCCTGGGCATACCGCCGACAGAATTTGTTACGAGAAATAGTTGGGTATCATGCAGATATTGTTTGTCTTCAGGAG GTCCAAAGCAATCATTTTGAGGCATTTTTTGCACCTGAACTTGACAAACATGGCTATCAAGCTCTGTATAAGAGAAAGACAAATGAG GTTTACAGTGGAAACACACAAACAATTGATGGTTGTGCAACATTTTTCCGTAGAGACAGATTTGCACATGTCAAGAAATATGAG GTTGAGTTTAATAAGGCTGCCCAGTCGTTGACTGATGCTCAAATTCCCACTGCACAAAAGAAGAGTACTTTAACACGATTAGCTAAG GATAATGTTGCACTGATAGTGGTTCTTGAAGCAAAATTTGGTAATCAGGGAGCTGATAATCTGGGGAAAAGGCAGCTTCTCTGTGTG GCCAATACTCATGTTAATGATCATCAGGATTTAAAAGATGTCAAGCTGTGGCAG GTGTCGACTCTTCTGAAAGGACTGGAGAAAATAGCTGTTAGTGCTGACATTCCAATGTTGGTCTGTGGCGATTTCAATTCTGTTCCTGGAAG TGCTCCTCATTCACTTCTTGCAATGGGGAAGGTAGAACCATCACATCCAGACCTGGCAGTTGATCCTCTCAACTTATTTCGCCCACCTAGCAAGCTGATTCATAAGCTTCAACTG GTTAGTGCTTATTCATCCTTTGCAAGAATGGGTGTTAGTATTGGATCAGAGAAACAAAGGAAGAGACTTGACCCAACAACAAATGAACCCTTGTTTACAAACTGTACTAGAGATTTCATTGGCACCCTAGACTACATATTTTATACCG TGGACTCCTTAACAGTTGAGTCTTTATTAGAGCTTCTGGATGAGGAAAGCATGAGGAAAAACACGGCACTTCCCTCGCCAGAGTGGTCTTCTGATCACGTGGCCCTACTTGCTCAGTTCTGCTGCAAGCCTCGAATTAGACGCTGA